A stretch of DNA from Kazachstania africana CBS 2517 chromosome 3, complete genome:
TATTTGCTGTTTCAGCAGCAATGGCATTTTCCTCaactttttcaagtttAGGTGTTTCTTCAGTATTCGAAGATACTGCGTCCATATCCTGATGCTCACTCATTGGAAAATGTTTTAGTTATCCACTAAATCCCAGtttgatcttcttcaaatgtaGTATTACTTCTTTAACACTTATTATTATGATTCCTTTAAGTTttgatatcaaaatttaatttttctttttaaacTTTCCACTGCGCGAGGGTAACgaataattgaaaatatttaagAAGTGGTATAAGCATACATATTACGATATTTATATGTTTGATGAGGGAAGCGAAAAGTGTTATTGCATTGGATGATGAGCGGGCGTAATACTCTATCGTATGATCAAGTGGAGTCGTTTTTAAACTGTGAGATTCCTCAGGACCTTGAGGATGAAATACTGGCGACATTGGCGAATTACAATATTGAGAAGGATATGACTACCGATGACCTCGAGAACTATTTTGAAGATCTAAAGTTACCTAAAGAATTGTACAAATTGGCAAATAAGCAAAATTTAATTGTATCTAACACGAGGGTGGTGGATTTCGAAAAAATTCTCAAGTTCACTTACCATTTACTGATATTTATGGATAATGAATCCACGATCGATGAGCTGTGGTCCGTGTTGATTAAATATTCCGGTAGAGATGCGCAATTTCCAAACGTTTTGCTTAAAAATCACATTCTCAGTACCAAAGATTTacagaaaatatcaaattcgATTGGAATGGATAATTCAAGTGGcattattgaaatgatGAACATCGCTACAAATGGTCTCAAAgtttatttgaattatttaGATTTTGCATATATTCTAGGAAAATTGGGTTATTTAAGGTACCAAAAGTCTTAGATCActcattcttcttcagagTCGCTTTCTTCCAGTTCAACTATATCCTCTACTAGTAAGCTGCCATTGGGCCATAACTGATTGACTTCACTAATTCTAACGTCTTTCTCAAGTGGCACTTTGTATCTTGGGAATGGGGATACCAGctcaaaattaataaagatTTCGTCCTCATTTTCCAAGGGGCCGTTTTCCCATTTAGTCAACTCTTTGTCTATAATCTTAGAAAGTGGCATTTCATCGATCTCTTTTTCAACAACTTCCAAATCTTTGAAGCAAAGTACTGTTTCATCACTTATTAGTTCCTTGATCTTTTGAACAATAGAATTTCTCCAATCCTCGGAATCGACACgattgtttttcaaatatagGTGGCATCCAACATTTAAATAGATCGAATGTAATGTTGTATTCTTACTAAACTTTTTAATTATTCTCTCACCATTGCTAGTTCTGATTTGTAAAGTAGCATGTTTGACATCCTCACGCTTCTCTGGCTCTTGATTTTTCAGCAGATCAATACACAGTTTTaaccatttcaaattatttacGGTATCTTTAcgtttctttaatttttcctcCTGTAACTTTAGTTCTTGTTGTAACTTCagttcattttctttagaCTTACgttgttcttcttttattttatcttttctcAAAGATTCGTTGAATGCATTTTCTTGTAACTGTTTAATCTGTCtagaaattttcagttcTTCCATCTCTGTCTTACTTACTATTAATTCTGGACTAAACCTTTCGAGTGTCAActttaatgaattttgaaactttttaGTTGtcgatattttcaattttgacaAAACTGACAGCTTTACTGCACCGTTGATGGAACCGTTACGATTCAAAACGTTACCGAGTAATAAAAGTTCTGGTGTATATTTGACATGTAATTCTCTTGCAACCAGCCAAGGTTCCAGTTCATTGACACATCCCATGTAAACAATCAAATCACCTTGATATTCGTCAAGGATCTTCAAAACGCCATTATCAGTAATGATCTCtgtcaaaaatttgattgagttgatatcattatttgCTGGCTCTTCAGTATCATTTGTTTCACCGATTAAAACAACCagtaaaaatttgaattccTCCCTTGCTATACGAAGACACTCATTGAAAGGTAGTCGGTTATTCGCCAGAATCTGCTGCACATGTGTCAGCTTATTACTATCcttaataattttggataAATCGATAAAATTAGTTTCAGAAATAGGTAATTGAGGCACTCTTATAACgttatttcttttattcGATGATGAGCCAacaaagaaggaaaagatgAAGGAGATTATCTTGATGATTGTGTTTGGAATGATTGTTAGAATAAGAACGAGTAAGCTAGGGCCTGCATTAGAAGTTGTCGTGTTGTTTAGCCCAACAACTTTGAATCTGTTCTTATAGTCGTGCGGTAAAGCATGAACGACTGGCAGTATTGCAACTAAATGATTATTACGCACTTGATCCACCATTGAGGGATTAATTGCCACACGATCACTAGGAGTGCTTGAGATTTCTCTACTCGATAGAACAGGCGGTGTATCAATCTGGTTTAAATTATCCTTCCACGCTTCACTGTCAAAATACCTACTAATAGCAGGCTCTAGTTGCCAACTATGATTTTTTAGCAGTTTAATAATTAGTGACAGCTCATTTTCAGGAAAATTTGTCACTGCTTGGAAATGGTTCAacttatcttcttcttcatgtGAAAGATGAAACTCTTCTCCCCCATGGCTTATAATTGGCATGATTAGGTACTATTGCAAGCTGTGCTATGAATAATCTGTCAGTCGATCATTTTGATGCAATGGCTTATACCTTAAAGCAGATCGGTGCTTAATAAGAAAATGTTGAGAGACATGTCGGTACCCGGACGTAAAAGCAAAACGTCGCTTGACTAAAAGTGGGTGGTATATCTGTCATGAATGGACCATAGCAGCATCATCTAGTTTATCTAATTGGCCCTGATGTTGCTTATTGAATAAAGCTTTCCTCATTCTACACTTAATTCCTTGAAACCTATTGATAAGAATGAGCTccaattgaataaaagCAATTGTAAGATATGTTGTAAAGTTACTGCGGGAAAAATATGCAAATTAAATGTAGTTCAAATCTATATATGGATATGAGTATGTTTTACTTCTTCTCTGCGATAACGTACCAATTGTCTTTTTCATAACCGTTACCAACTACTTCACCTCCGGCACTTGTACAATCTTCCTCTAATTCACCCTTACGATAGAGATGATAAAATCTATACTTGGTATCTGGACTATTTTC
This window harbors:
- the RAD33 gene encoding Rad33p (similar to Saccharomyces cerevisiae RAD33 (YML011C); ancestral locus Anc_5.539), translating into MSGRNTLSYDQVESFLNCEIPQDLEDEILATLANYNIEKDMTTDDLENYFEDLKLPKELYKLANKQNLIVSNTRVVDFEKILKFTYHLLIFMDNESTIDELWSVLIKYSGRDAQFPNVLLKNHILSTKDLQKISNSIGMDNSSGIIEMMNIATNGLKVYLNYLDFAYILGKLGYLRYQKS
- the UBX2 gene encoding Ubx2p (similar to Saccharomyces cerevisiae UBX2 (YML013W); ancestral locus Anc_5.543); this encodes MPIISHGGEEFHLSHEEEDKLNHFQAVTNFPENELSLIIKLLKNHSWQLEPAISRYFDSEAWKDNLNQIDTPPVLSSREISSTPSDRVAINPSMVDQVRNNHLVAILPVVHALPHDYKNRFKVVGLNNTTTSNAGPSLLVLILTIIPNTIIKIISFIFSFFVGSSSNKRNNVIRVPQLPISETNFIDLSKIIKDSNKLTHVQQILANNRLPFNECLRIAREEFKFLLVVLIGETNDTEEPANNDINSIKFLTEIITDNGVLKILDEYQGDLIVYMGCVNELEPWLVARELHVKYTPELLLLGNVLNRNGSINGAVKLSVLSKLKISTTKKFQNSLKLTLERFSPELIVSKTEMEELKISRQIKQLQENAFNESLRKDKIKEEQRKSKENELKLQQELKLQEEKLKKRKDTVNNLKWLKLCIDLLKNQEPEKREDVKHATLQIRTSNGERIIKKFSKNTTLHSIYLNVGCHLYLKNNRVDSEDWRNSIVQKIKELISDETVLCFKDLEVVEKEIDEMPLSKIIDKELTKWENGPLENEDEIFINFELVSPFPRYKVPLEKDVRISEVNQLWPNGSLLVEDIVELEESDSEEE